From one Aptenodytes patagonicus chromosome 16, bAptPat1.pri.cur, whole genome shotgun sequence genomic stretch:
- the C1QTNF1 gene encoding complement C1q tumor necrosis factor-related protein 1, with the protein MEGLWALNVLLLSFLLLPSTAGSQTSPSPDRHLQMDPEEAPSQHHTARATWEQKAGSAQERLPPRPHCIRCCEPPDQRFSYPQYQPLPQINMTILKGEKGDRGERGMQGKFGKTGVAGSRGHTGPKGQKGSMGAPGERCKSHYAAFSVGRKKPLHSNDYYQTLIFDTEFVNLYDHFNMFTGKFYCYVPGIYYFSLNVHTWNQKETYLHIMRNGVEVVILYAQVSDRSIMQSQSVMLELREQDEVWVRLYKGERENAIFSDEYDTYITFSGHLIKYSGDP; encoded by the exons ATGGAAGGGCTTTGGGCGCTCAATgtcctgctgctctccttcctgctgctgccctcaaCTGCGGGGAGCCagaccagccccagccccgacCGGCATTTGCAGATGGACCCCGAAGAGGCACCGTCCCAGCACCACACTGCCAG GGCCACGTGGGAGCAGAAGGCTGGCAGTGCCCAGGAGAGGCTGCCCCCACGGCCCCACTGCATCCGCTGCTGTGAGCCACCCGACCAGCGCTTCTCCTACCCTCAGTACCAGCCCCTGCCTCAGATCAACATGACCATCCTGAAAG GCGAGAAGGGAGACCGCGGTGAACGAGGCATGCAGGGCAAGTTCGGCAAGACGGGGGTGGCCGGCAGCAGGGGCCACACAGGGCCCAAGGGACAGAAGGGCAGCATGGGCGCCCCAGGAGAGCGCTGCAAGAGCCACTACGCCGCCTTCTCGGTGGGCCGCAAGAAACCCCTGCACAGCAACGACTACTATCAGACCCTCATCTTTGACACGGAGTTTGTCAACCTCTATGACCACTTCAACATGTTCACAGGCAAGTTTTACTGCTATGTCCCCGGGATCTACTACTTCAGCCTCAACGTTCACACCTGGAACCAGAAGGAGACATACCTGCACATCATGCGCAATGGGGTGGAGGTGGTGATCCTTTACGCCCAAGTGAGTGACCGCAGCATCATGCAGAGCCAGAGCGTCATGCTGGAGCTGCGCGAGCAGGACGAGGTCTGGGTGCGGCTCTACAAGGGCGAGCGCGAGAACGCCATCTTCAGCGATGAGTACGACACTTACATCACCTTCAGCGGCCACCTCATTAAGTACAGCGGGGATCCCTGA